In a genomic window of Erigeron canadensis isolate Cc75 chromosome 5, C_canadensis_v1, whole genome shotgun sequence:
- the LOC122600400 gene encoding putative transferase At1g60990, chloroplastic translates to MVILSSSSATSISTTLKTPTFSHRSVKHTHFSRVPLLCSSPSAARCFISRKLQLSSSSTAVTAIPFDLSPPPIDHDLYDDLAISVENISEAWVIETYDNDEEALDAVDNGTVIVDLSHYGRIRVSGEDRIHFLHNQSTANFEALSKGGGCDTVFVTPTARTIDIALAWNMKTAVTLVVSPSTSGSISEMLRKYIFFADKVEIQDISDKTCLFALLGPKSNQVMVDLNLGDLMGRPYGSHKHYNVGGNPVTVAVGSVISEEGFSLLMSPAAAGMIWKALLNNGATPMGSNALETYRILQGRPTPGRELTDEFNVLEAGLWNAVSLNKGCYKGQETIARLITYDGIKQKLCGIQLSSAVEPGSPITVEGKKVGKLTSYTCGKGGNEHFGLGYIKKKATSKGDTVVVGDGISGIVVDVPYLARQQPLVPTSKP, encoded by the exons ATGGTGATTTTATCATCCTCATCTGCTACTAGTATTTCTACAACATTAAAAACCCCGACATTCTCTCACCGGAGCGTGAAACACACGCACTTTTCCCGCGTTCCACTCCTCTGCTCTTCGCCTTCGGCGGCGCGTTGCTTTATCAGCCGGAAGTTACAattgtcatcatcatcaaccGCTGTGACTGCTATCCCTTTTGATCTTTCTCCTCCACCTATTGACCACGATCTTTAT GATGACTTGGCTATTTCCGTGGAGAATATATCAGAAGCTTGGGTCATTGAAACATATGATAATGACGAGGAGGCTTTAGATGCGGTTGACAACGGCACTGTG ATTGTTGATCTTTCTCACTATGGTAGGATAAGAG TCAGTGGAGAAGATCGTATTCACTTTCTTCACAATCAAAGTACTGCAAACTTTGAAGCACTTTCTAAAGGAGGG GGATGTGACACTGTCTTTGTAACTCCAACTGCTCGAACAATTGATATTGCACTAGCATGGAACATG AAAACAGCAGTCACACTTGTTGTATCACCATCAACAAGTGGAAGTATCAGTGAAATGCTCAGGAA GTACATATTTTTTGCTGACAAGGTAGAAATTCAAGACATTAGTGACAAGACTTGCTTGTTTGCGCTTTTGGGACCAAAAAGTAATCAA GTAATGGTGGATTTGAATCTTGGTGACCTTATGGGACGACCTTATGGCTCGCATAAGCATTATAAT GTTGGGGGTAATCCAGTAACAGTCGCAGTGGGAAGTGTAATATCTGAAGAAGGTTTCTCACTATTAATGTCACCAGCAGCTGCAGGAATGATTTGGAAAGCTCTTCTGAATAATGGTGCAACTCCAATGGGCTCTAATGCATTGGAAACTTACAGAATTCTTCAAG GAAGGCCAACACCTGGCAGAGAACTTACAGACGAGTTTAATGTTTTGGAGGCCGGTCTTTGGAATGCGGTGTCGTTGAACAAAG GATGTTACAAAGGACAAGAAACCATTGCAAGATTGATCACCTATGATGGAATCAAGCAGAAGTTGTGTGGCATTCAACTTTCATCAGCAGTGGAACCTGGCAGTCCTATTACAGTTGAAGGGAAGAAG GTAGGAAAGTTGACAAGTTACACCTGTGGAAAAGGGGGGAATGAGCATTTTGGTTTGGGgtatattaaaaagaaagctACTTCAAAAGGGGACACAGTTGTAGTAGGAGACGGTATTTCTGGGATAGTGGTGGATGTTCCCTATCTTGCACGCCAACAGCCATTGGTGCCGACTTCAAAACCTTAG